Within Mytilus edulis chromosome 10, xbMytEdul2.2, whole genome shotgun sequence, the genomic segment AACAACATCATGGTATATTAAATTAGGAATAAAGCGGATTACAAACATGAATTTTCATTATATTAAATATGTCATGCAATCCCATATATCATGTTAATGCTATCATCAGAAGTTTAGTCTGCGGTTTCTCaggctctctctctctctctctctgaaACAGAATATTAATGAGCCGATTATACGATGTGTCACTGAAGCCACATTGCTGGGTTTGTATTGAGAACCTATTGCATGTATTGGTTAAGCATTTTCCTTGTATATCCATGTACTATATTTTATCAAGCACTTATACTTTGCAGTCTAGCCTATGGGACACATACAAATAGCTGATATGAAACAATTGGAACATTGGTAGTAAAGTTCTTTTTCTAATATTAATTTTGAACTGTATCGTACGTTATTCTCTGTACCTTATGTTATTGTGCTAAtccaaaaaaaacctaaaaaactataaaaaaaaaaaaaaaaaaaaggaaaaagaaaaaaaggaaaaccaacatttattaataaattcaaataaaacgaGGTGTTCGCTATAATTCTAGGCAACACCACAAGAGACAAGTATTTGATGGCGCCAGTACTCAGCATTGTATTGTTTAGTACGGAAAGCCCCCCTCCCTCCCTTTACGAAGTAAGCCATTAAACTAAGGATATATTTAGTATTTTACAGTATAAATATTATCAATAAGTTTATAAATTGCGCAGAAGTATTTGTTTTTTGACGTGACTTGCAATTCTGGGAAAGGTTAacagctgggttttttttttgtaaactctgCCAAAAATGGATTTTGATTAATCTTTTTAATATCTGGATTGCATGATCGTGGTGTAATACAAAGTTTTCAAGTGAACTACAACTGCAATTTGAGTATCACAAATCAAACAACAAAAGCAAGGCACTTGCTTTAATTCATCAAAACAGAGGATTCAAAATGAAGTAAGTAAAAATATTTAGTTCGACATCAACCATTAATATGATCGATGATCAAGAGCATGCttcaaaagtgtttttttgtgtgttattgaaataaagaaataaagaaaaagaaacaacagaaacttATTCTAGTATTTAACAGCATAAGGAAGAGTAAACATTGAAGCTTTCTGTTCATTCAATAAGCCTATCAACTTTTTAAGGCGAAGCACGAAGTTTGTTGGCAATCCAATGTGCATGCATCAAACAAGCAGCCTCGTCAGCAGTTTGTATATTTGTATCGATCGATTAAGAGGTTGCTTCATGTCAAagctatataattatatacaatattaggtcaatgaaagaaaaatataaacttttttgtatgaggctgagaaactgagAAGAGCGAGGTTCTATCGAGTCGTTCCCgagttttgcgccgagtacaaaaaagtgtatatttttatatgttcttCTTTTCTAAACCAAAATCCCTTTTGAGTGCTttccacgaagttgtcaatttcattaacacctatAGAACATTTTGATCAATTCAGTGAGCTGAGAAAGGTTATTACCCTTTGACTCAgccaatcatcttctgagatcacaggcaaccacacgttgattaaatttttttatacaattggtTCGGAAATGGAtatatttccatagaattagagaaatcaTGTTAACctttaatttgaatttgtttaatGCATTGTTTCATTGTAGGccgtttatcattttttttaaaatgcatttgaCGTTAATAAAACGGAAAaacaatatcattttatattcaaaatttgGATCGCATATAATAATTCACCTTAATCATTACACATGACCAAACACTTACACATGACCAAACACTCCCAAATGTACATAGGCAGCAGTCCTTTtacgccaattactgtttttcggGGGTATaatttccgccaaattttgtttttttaaatgtgtcaATTTTGCGCCATTctgaactcatttgcgccaatttacctgtacacagtATCTATCATACATATTGTAAAATGATTTATTCTTATGTTTGGCTTATAAGGTACCATTCATGAAATAATTGTTACACTAATGTCAATACTGAAGGAGTGTATCTTATTTCTtatgtcacaaacttaatgtttaaaatgtatatggcaatacatatttgaattgaattgaaattcAAACCAACAGATGAACACTTATTATCAAAAGTGTTCAGTAaggaatatagaaaaataaatcaGTTTGAGATTACTAACAATGGGGCATTCCAAAAAATGCAAATAACTGTTTTATGCATCCCATTCTTCAACGCATGTGTTTTTAGTGACGCTACAAGCTACTAAATACTAAAATACAGTTACATTGCAGCAGGATTTAACAAAGGACGTTTTAGTAAAGGAATTATTTGTCGTTCAAAAGTGTCAAAATATGCAGGAGAACTCAGCCGCAGAGACGTTGTGTGTGCAATGAGTTACAAATTCCAGTCTGTAATGTATATGCTGTCCGACTGtagatatatctatatatttttatatataaagtattctATTAACTGAATCATGTAAAGAAAGTGCACGGGAAGTCATTTTCCTtttaattggcgcaatcgtatattttatttttggcgtAAATGATactatgttattttaaaaacaagtgGCGCAAACGAAGCATTAAAGAAAGTTGTGGCGCAAACGGATTTCTTCCTGTATATTTGCACCCAATTTCGTCAATTTACCGCATGGCAAAAAGTTTTTGAGAACTGGCTGTTGGAACCTATACAAGCAGACGGCaagcacatttcagaaaattgttTAGACAAACTAATAGACAGAGTATGTTTTTAGAATTAATTTTGTAGCTTTGCTAATTCTATCGTCATTGCGGCAATACTGACTTCCATCTTGACATCGAGAAGTAGCTGCCACAAATCCTGTTCAAGGAATGCCGGTCTGATGAAGAGTATTCAGTACCAGTTGAAACTTGTGGAAGATAATGATGGAAAGTGTGACTGTCCTTCAACTCCGAGTAAGTTTGAATAATGCAATAATAAAATCTTAAATCTTAAAATGGGATTAGATATTGAAAGGCTTATATCAAAATTTTCTACTTTGCTAATAGTCTCCGTTAAATTAATTTACAGGTTTTCTAGAGGAGTTTGACCTTACCGTACAGACACCTTTTTTTTTGTTGACCTCTAATTATTTTGTACGGccttgaatagttatcaaaggtaccaggattataatttagtacgacagacgcgcgtttcgtctacacaagactcatcagtgacgctcatatcaaaatatttaaaaagccaaacttGAAGTTACGCATTAATATTCAAACTCACATATACTTATATTTACCAGAAGATGACACAACTTTGAAGCAAATTTTTACCCGGAATATGAAAAATGTTATAACAGTCATAAAATTAGTGGAAATctctgcatttttttattttgtgtcaaGGAACAATAAATTGGTAATGTCACAgatttggggaaaaaaattgcATACATCTTCGGCTCTTTGAAATATAACTGAAAtcgaaaaaaataatgcatttaagtCTTTAATTGTCAGAAATATTGCTGAGCTGAGGTAATTCTTATAaaatagaaagcacataaaataagtgaaaaacttcttaatttgttttcaatcataAATTCATATATGTTGTTGGtaaataaatttcctttttaatgATGTAAAATAATCATGGGATCACCGactttatttttatgttataacTAAGCTGTTATCCAGTTGGTAGTGAACAAAGTAAAAAAATCGACGTTTTATGGCCAATAATAAGATAACGTTACGCTTATTTCGACATTTTGTggtactttttttttacctagaacAATACTTTGAATGATATATACCGTAAAACAAAGTCGGTGACGCCATGATTATTTATCATCATtaaacttcattattttttagaTTTTCAGTTAAGTTCAAAGAGTCAAAGATTTTACCAAAATCTGTGACGTTGCCCATTTAAATTACTGTAACTTGACCTTCACAGACATACCTTATAATTGTTCTGGCAATGCTGAATGAATATAtaattccgatttttttttattaggtttcGGAAAGGTTGGTTTTCTGGTATATAATTCGAAAGAGTTGAAGAACATTGGTGGTGGTTCTATCGTTGTGTACGACACTGTTACTACCAACATCGGAGGAGGATATGATAAGTCAACTGGTATATTTACTGCACCCGCAGAAGGACTTTACTACTTTGACTGGACAGTTCTTACTAACTCTGGGAAGTCTTTCTACACACAATTAAACCTAAATAACACCGTAGTTGCAAAGAATCATGCTGGCGCTTCAGGGATGTCTACACCCATGCCATCTAGTCAGAGTGTTGTTTTACAAATGAAGAAAAATGACAAAGTATCTATCAGGATTTATAGCGGAggtttattcatgtatgggaatAGATGGTCAACCTTTAGtggtttcaaaatataaataaaataaattgaatctTAGAAAtggattcttttatttattatctataacCTGTTCCAATGACATTTGTTtccaatatatttaatttataggAAGAAAATGTGTCAAAGCATAAAAAAAGCTATTTGAATGATTAAGTTATGacttgagtttgaatgtcccgtTGGTATCCATCGTCACTTTTTTAAAAGAGTAAATTTTTTAACgatatttacagaaaatattttgccatttttcTGTGCTCATGAATTTGTTTCCTAGCAGAACCATTTTCAAAAAGTCTACCAACATTCAATCAAATTAGTTGTATATAGCCAATTGTGTATATTCAAATTAAGACCGAGGCCTGTACAACTCAAATGGCTTTCATGGTTGCTTTCTAACAGATCATAAAAAAGCAACATTTGAAACTTTGTTGGAAGAAAATATATGTACTTATTGTCTCACGAATACAGATGTATTCATTTTGGATATCTAAGTCTGGGTTAGAATGCacaaaaatttgtaaattttcaattttgtatcaAAATGATTTCAATCAGACAACATGTAGAGAACGCTGAATGTCATTTTGGTGTTTCCAAATACATGAACTTGTTTTGAAAAACATTATTGGTATAGACCCTCTAACATTAGTTTTCAAgtatttgataactttttatatgTTGACCCTGTGAGTGAAAGAAACACTTGGAATTTGGTCTTACTACTTTATATCTCGGTACTCGATTGGTCTATCTGTCTTTCATGAAAagagtttgatatatatatatagtacgtttaattaaagatttaaattttCGACATGCATGGTTGTCCATGATTACCCTGGTGTTTACTTTGCTTTTGATAAGGGTTTCATCATAAGGTATTGGGAATTTGATTATTGGTGATTCTATGGATAATGTTTTATCTGCTTTCAAGTCTAATTTCTTGTAAAGATGGCCAGTGAAGTACGTTCATCATGATTGTAGCTCTTTCAGTATATTAGTTTATAAGGCATAGTTAACGTATCTTGCTTTACGTTTTTTCTCTACAGTTCATGTTCTCTGTTGTGTTTGGGTCCAGGACGGTACAGTAGTAATCTAGTTTGGGCCTAATCTTATATACGTTTAAGCTATCTTATTTACTCTTTAAAGATTTTATAAACAGAATAGTTTAATCGATATGAATAATAAGgtggagaatggaaatgaggaatgtgtgtAAGagaaaacccgaccaaagagcagaaaacagcagaaacCACCActgagtcttcaacacagcgagaaaatccaacACGGAGTCGGGCTTCAGCTggttcataaacaaaatatttactagGTCAATAAAAATGGACGCCACATCAAActccaaaaacatataaattaactaaaatttaaaaacatacaacTTGAaggctaacaaaggccagataCATGTACTacgacaggcgcaaaaaatgcagCAGGcttaaccgtttttttttttattatcacaaCCCTCCCCTTTTACCTTGTAGCAaattaaatgtagaaaaaacacaCATTCATATGTGCAGTAAAACTCAGAAAAGAAGTCCGATTCCGAtttcagaataggaaacaaaagaaactaagcaagaTGACAATGACGCATAAATTAACAagagactactagcagttactgacgtGCCAGCTCCAGAACTCAATTGaacttattaaaatattatatctttatcatatgaaaattaagcacaatccctcccgttaggggatCAGTATCACATCATCATAAGATATATGAgcagaacataacccgtatcatgccatcaattggttttagaataaatgtgggGTTtttttccgatgcaaagaccctgcTTTATGCTAGACTGACATGATGATCCAGATTTTTAACATAATAGCTCACAAGGTCACAAGGTTTAAACAGTCCACAGAACGACAAGGTAACCTACACAGACACATTATTCTGTTACGCCGAGCAGACTAGTCTTTGCTCTTACTGTCTCATACTGCATGCTTAGTGGAGCAGcagaaaaaataaaactatatagTCTTTGGTTTGACCAGGCTGGACTTACAACCCACAATCTCTCGCATTTAGGCAAACACGCGACCATGTGACCAGCAAGGCGATGGACAAAACAAGGTGAAGGTTATATCGAATGTCAATGTGACAGCAACCATGCAACAAAAGCCAAATGACACCAAACATAGTTTTAAACTAGAGGCACTTAACCTGACTCTatttgggtttttgaaatcatataaaaaaaagataaaatttggtttaatattgcatttagttctGTGgtttctaaaagaagacatttgtatgggtcctatgttaaacttatTTCCCCgcttgcggccatcttggatgttggatcggcgacaaagtaacaacacttggtcattcatgctatgtttggtttctttCCCTTGGGTCCTACATTTGTATGtcaaactaagtcccccgctggcggctaTCTTGGAAGATGGatttgctacaaagtaacaacacttggtcagcacctcataaggagcATTCGTGCTATAAATGGTaatattccattcagtggttctctaaaagaagtcatttgtatgcatttcccatagggtcctatgttaaactaagtcccttgctggcggccatctttgatgatggatcggctacaaagtaataaCAGTTGGTCAGGACCTTATAAGGAGCATTcgtgctatgtttggtttcatttcattcagtggttctctaaaataagtcatttgtatgcatttcccatagggttctatgttaaactaagtccccgttggcgtccatcttggatgatggatcggctacaaagtaacaacacttggtcaggaCCTCATTAGGAACATCCataccatgtttggtttcattccatccagtagttctctagaagaagttcaaaatgtaaccaggtgctccgcagggcgcagctttatacgaccgcagaggtcgaaccctgaacagttggggcaagtatggacaaaacattcaagcgtgatacagctctgaatttggattgtgatcaaatttttgacattatatggtttttttttacacaaaacaaatgtcaagattttacaaatcaattaaagatttcttcaaactttttaaatctaaaattaaatagttgacacagcataggtttctgacacagaatgaatgtggtctaatgaacttaaaagtttttttttgcctttgagcaattcactatgctgttgaatattaatcctctcaaaaaaatgtttgaagaaattttctttttatttatgaaatctgaaatgagaaaaatttaaacccccccccccccttttttttcacatccccgtttccctttttccaaaactgatatcaattcaaatttctaagggagtttgcaacaataactactcttttaaatacatcataagatattaaaatgtaaaataaagtgcttgttatcactgaatggtaaagattggttggtagtaaaagtgaatatacattgtttattgtataaaacaataaaaaaaacttcatcagcaacattttatattggcaaatttccaatgaagttatttacataaagttattggcaaataaaaatagaaaatgacatcatagtcatgtctggcaaatgtccaacatacattatctaaaaacattttagataagataaggaaaaaaagcttcatcagcaacattttatattggcaaatttccaatgaagttatttacataaagttattggcaaataaaaatagaaaatgacatcatagtcatgtctggtaaatttccaacatatattatcaactactattctatacaaagaaagataactccaattgaaaattaattgctattgcacaatattgtgcaattagatatttcttgctattgtgcaatactgtgcaattgaaaatttcttgctattgcacaatacttgatatggaatcctgatttggaccaacttgaaaactgggcccataatcaaaaatcaaagtacatatttagataaagcatatcaaataagcccaaaaatttaatttttgttaaaatcaaacttagtttaattttggaccctttggacgttaatgtaaaccaatttgaaaacgggaccaaaaattaagaatctacatacacagttagatttggcatatcaaagaaccccaattattcaatttttgatgaaatcaaacaaagtttaattttggaccccgatttggaccaacttgaaaactgggccaataataaaaaatctaagtacatttttagattcagcatattaaagaaccccaaggattcaatttttgttaaaatcaaactaagtttaattttggacccttttggaccTTAacgtagaccaatttgaaaacgggaccaaaaattaagaatctacatacacagttagattcggcatatcaaagaaccccaattattcaatttttgataaaatcaaacaaagtttaaatctggaccctttgggccctttattcctaaactgttgggaccaaaactaccaaaatcaaaccaaaccttccttttatggtcataaaccttgtgtttaaatttcatagatttctatttacttatactaaagttatggtgcgaaaaccaaaaaaaatgcttatttgggtccctttttggctcctaattcctaaactgttgggacctaaactcccaaaatcaataccaaccttccttttgtggtcataaacattgtgtttaaatttcattgatttctatttacttaaactaaagttattgtgcgaaaaccaagaataatgcttatttgggcccttttttggcccctaattcctaaactgttggaaccaaaactcccaaaatcaatcccaacctttcttttgtggtcataaaccttatgtcaaaatttcatagatttctatttacttaaactaaagttatagtgcgaaaaccaagaaaatgcttatttgggccctttttggcccctaattcctaaaatgttgggactaaaactcccaaaatcaatcccaaccttccttttgtggtcataaaccttgtgttaaaatttcatagatttctattcacttttactaaagttagagtgcgaaagctaaaagtattcggacgacgacgatgacgacgacgacgacgacgacgacgacgacgccaacgtgatagcaatatacgacgaaaaatttttcaaattttgcggtcgtataaaaagttaaGGACAAGGGacaacgacagacgacggacgacaagtgatgagaaaagctcacttggcacttcgggccaggtgagctaaaaaaataaaaagagacaGGCGCTTAGTGTTCGAAGCTGCAAATGGCCCTGAGTATACAGgatatgaaaatacaaatgtaacTTGAAATaaatgctctgcagggcgcagcttgatacgacccAGAGGTTGAACTCTGAACAATTGGGGCCAGtatagacacaacattcaagcttgtattaacagctctgaatttggatcctgattaaatatttgacacagcgtAGGTTTCTGACAAAGAATGATTGTGGTCTAatacacttaattttttttaatttacctattatggtatAATATGATATCCAAAATCTAGATAAATggattgattcagcatatcaaaaaatcacaagaattcaatttttgttaaaataaaatttcatgattttaacaaaaattgaattcttgtgattttttgataaaattttgaacCCTTTCTgccttaatgtagatcaattttaaaacgggaccaaaaattttaaaatctattaaAACACAGTCGGAtcggaatatcaaagaaccccaataattcgattattaatgaaatcaaacaaagtttaattttggacccttttgacctcaatgtgaACTGATTTGATAACAagcccaaaaatcaaaaatctcaATTCATGgttagattttgcatatcaaagaaccacatatacaatgtattctatgtttgttgaaatcaaacaaagtttaattttggaccccaatctggaccaacttgaaaacgaGGCCCATAATCGAAAATCTAAAtagatatgggaagatgtggtatgagtgccaatgagccaactctcacttggccctttgggtcaGGTGTGCCAAAAACGAGAAACATAAAACACGTATAAATCACATAATCAAATGAcggtacatcagattcctgacttaggttGGGCAGCACTCTAACAAGCAgatgtccaattcatctgaaaatttcagggcagatagatcttgacctgataaacaatattacccaacgtcagatttgctctaaatgctttggtttttgagttataagccaaaaactgcattttacccttatgttctatgtttagccatggcagccatcttcgttggttggctgggtcaccagacacattttttttaaattagatggTTAAGAATTGACTAtatagggcaataactcataaaggggtcatctgaccattttggtcctgttgacttatttgtaaatcttactttgctgaacatttttgctgttaacagtttatctctatctataataatattcaagataataaccaaaaacagcaaaatttccttaaaattaccaattcaggggcagcaacctaacaacggattgtcccattcatctgaaaatttcagggcagatagatcttgacctgataaacaattttacccatgtcagatttgctctagatgctttggttttttagttataagccaaaaactgcattttactcctattatctatttttagccatggtggccatcttggttggttggcctggtcacctgacaaaatttttaaactagataccctaataataattttggccatgtttggttaaatttggcccagtagtttcagagaagaagatttttgtaaaagttaatgacaacggacgacagacgacggacgacggacgccaattgatgagaaaagctaacttggcccttttggccaggtgagctaaaaacgttAATTAACACATtatgaatgaataaatttgatctgcgatacctgaatgcaaatacatagttaataaaattattaGGGATAAATATTTaaggtcaaaagtaaataaacaagtttAAACAAAGCTATGGTAAGATATCACTGtgtaatatttaacaatttttagaaaatcatcacttttgaaaaagaaaacgGTTTCATATtctacacaggtaaatgaaaaataactttgtcatTTTGTAAGTATACTACTTCATCTGTGTGTAATAAAATCTTCTGAtaaggaataccaagaaagttctgtaatataaataaacttaatatataacttggtgaatatcaacaataaaactatacaattagagctaG encodes:
- the LOC139492513 gene encoding complement C1q tumor necrosis factor-related protein 3-like: MNFANSIVIAAILTSILTSRSSCHKSCSRNAGLMKSIQYQLKLVEDNDGKCDCPSTPSFGKVGFLVYNSKELKNIGGGSIVVYDTVTTNIGGGYDKSTGIFTAPAEGLYYFDWTVLTNSGKSFYTQLNLNNTVVAKNHAGASGMSTPMPSSQSVVLQMKKNDKVSIRIYSGGLFMYGNRWSTFSGFKI